The Gouania willdenowi chromosome 7, fGouWil2.1, whole genome shotgun sequence genome includes a window with the following:
- the ccm2l gene encoding cerebral cavernous malformations 2 protein-like has translation MDYEPKKPRKGFVSPIKRLVWSKSSRRPIDRGCVYRRPLHTVPLYPPDFYIHPERLIFDYVEKEVKFLGQLTWVSVSLNPSSRDELLQLLDTARQLKVLPLKTSVDQDCILSLSARCLLLTWRDNEKLLMRIPTHEIAAASYLRDDALHLLVLKTGLNVDSVVAGGDSLDRKKTTGVDGRRQTMSSNADPRPAGGTMERRHTICGVDWRPSLSRNNHDKNQSVERGAAGERGAAGERGAGGGGGGSLERKRGGGSWERRQQTRKTGGSWENRRARPMSGSWGVGVGGGSWERRHGAGGGGGGGGSWERRQASCTGSWERGKSYGSWERRNHNPLEPTPCPDAYCNLVILAVENKEAAEEYCSLICQMFQIIYGHQTIECVDRAGFHHTMPDRYWLQRSDSCLTDTSYSYDPEFSCSSYDGSQEAFDLYYSETYSESSSLSLQDSHRSLTTVSDTGDNNPGLVLMQDYMITLRNRLCAAELQHFAVLLREYRLGSNIHHFCSELLQLYGDTHRFLLLGMRPFIPDKDVGAFESFLESIGIREGGILTDSFGRIKRSMSNMSASAMRGYDSCSMASGSQEFNRRITDITHDIQALGFQDTHGDIEEEDYYL, from the exons ATGGACTACGAACCAAAGAAACCCAGGAAG GGTTTCGTGTCTCCCATCAAACGTCTGGTTTGGTCTAAATCCAGTCGCCGACCGATAGATCGTGGCTGTGTTTATCGTCGTCCGCTACACACGGTTCCTCTCTATCCTCCAGACTTCTACATCCACCCTGAGAGACTGATCTTTGACTACGTGGAGAAGGAGGTGAAG TTCCTGGGTCAGCTGACCTGGGTCTCAGTGTCTCTGAATCCATCGAGTAGAGATGaactgctgcagctgctggacACGGCTAGG cagttGAAGGTTCTCCCTCTAAAGACCAGCGTAGACCAGGACTGTATCCTCAGTCTGTCAGCGCGCTGCCTCCTGCTGACGTGGAGAGACAACGAGAAACTTCTGATGAGGATTCCAACACACGAGATCGCTGCTGCCTCCTACCTGAGAGATGACGCACTGCACCTGCTGGTCCTCAAAACAG GTCTGAACGTGGACAGCGTAGTGGCGGGCGGCGACAGTCTGGACAGGAAGAAGACGACGGGCGTGGACGGGCGACGTCAGACCATGAGCAGCAACGCTGACCCTCGTCCTGCCGGGGGAACCATGGAGCGACGCCACACCATCTGTGGAGTGGACTGGAGGCCGTCGCTGTCCAGGAACAACCACGACAAGAACCAGAGCGTGGAGCGAGGAGCAGCAGGAGAACGAGGAGCAGCTGGAGAgcgaggagcaggaggaggaggaggaggaagtttgGAGAGGAAGCGTGGAGGAGGAAGCTGGGAGAGACGGCAGCAAACACGTAAGACAGGAGGAAGCTGGGAGAACCGCAGGGCCAGGCCTATGAGCGGGAGCTGGGGGGTCGGAGTGGGCGGGGGCAGCTGGGAGAGGAGGCACggggcaggaggaggaggagggggaggggggagctGGGAGAGACGACAGGCCTCCTGTACAGGGAGCTGGGAACGAGGGAAAAGCTATGGGAGCTGGGAGAGAAGGAACCACAACCCTCTGGAACCAACGCCCTGTCCTGACGCCTACTGTAACCTGGTCATCCTGGCCGTGGAGAACAAG gagGCAGCAGAGGAGTACTGCTCATTGATCTGTCAGATGTTCCAGATAATCTACGGTCATCAGACCATTGAGTGCGTGGACAGGGCGGGGTTTCATCACACCATGCCGGACCGCTATTGGCTGCAGAGAA gtgacaGTTGTCTGACTGATACCTCCTACAGTTATGATCCAGAGTTCAGCTGCAGCTCGTA TGATGGATCTCAGGAAGCCTTTGATCTTTACTACAGTGAGACGTACAGTGagagctcctccctctctctaCAGGACTCTCACCGTAGCCTCACCACAGTCAGTGATACAGGAGACAATAACCCTGGACTGGTGCTGATGCAGGACTACATGATCACT cTCCGTAACAGGCTGTGTGCAGCAGAGCTGCAGCACTTTGCTGTCCTACTCAGAGAATACAGACTAGGATCAAACATCCACCACTTCTGCTCTGAACTACTGCAGCTTTATGGAGACACACACAGGTTCCTGCTGCtgg GAATGCGTCCGTTCATCCCAGACAAAGACGTGGGAGCGTTCGAGAGTTTCTTGGAGAGCATTGGAATCCGCGAAGGTGGGATTTTGACGGACAGCTTTGGACGAATCAAACGCAGCATGAGCAACATGTCAGCATCGGCCATGAGagg GTACGACAGCTGCTCCATGGCTTCAGGGTCTCAGGAGTTCAACCGACGCATCACAGACATCACCCATGACATCCAAGCCCTCGGGTTCCAGGACACGCACGGAGACATAGAGGAGGAAGACTACTACCTCTGA